The Maylandia zebra isolate NMK-2024a linkage group LG4, Mzebra_GT3a, whole genome shotgun sequence genome segment AGAGGAGTAAAGGTCAGGGAGGGGCCGCACTGCATCAAAAACACCACTCTCCACATCAACACCAGGCTTCACATGAGCATGATCTCGTCCCGTGACTATATCCTCCCAacaaaaatctgcttttttatataaaatgtggaTCTAGCCGCCTGTTCGATGATTTACTTAAGAACCTGTGACCTTCTTTGGCACTTgaacccaacaacaacaaagcaaaaaagatCTTTATCTGTCACACCATCGcccatttttttctgttatctcaTCGCTGCCCTGCTTTCTCAAGCGGTTTATAGAAACTTGAGCAgcaaactcagtgagtctaTTTTTCCTTAAAGGAAGCTTTTCAGGAAGTCTGCCACACAAACCCGGCACCCATCAAAGGAAGTGTCAAAAAAGCCAATTTCACCTAAATGACAGCAAATGCTGTGCCATACTGCAAATTTTGgtatcgatccgataccaaAATACAGAGCCAGAATTATCAATGCTGCTACTTTTAACTGATAAATGCAGCTTATGTAGGGGAGTGTGTCATGACTTATGAGATGAATTACCACAATAATTACTCAGTACAACAAATCAGCGTTTCATGTGGCTGTCTCTAAAGCACTCTGGATCAGCTTCTGTCCTTTAAATGTGCTACGTACTGAACATAAGGATAGAAGAGTATCGGTCCAATTGTGCTAGTATCCATCTGATACCAACACCAGTATTGGTATCGATACTATCAATATTTGAATCGATCCACTGCCCGCTACTAGAAAGCATCACGTTGCCGGTAACGAGGCAAATACGTCCTACTCCTCAACAGCCAGATTGAtcctttgactttatttttacGAGCTTTCCTGATCGTTGCTAAATTGACAACATGTGTCggaggctgtgtgtgtgcacgcgcgtGCGGGAGTACTCCATGGATGACTCAGTAGTGTTACGAGTCGGCACTGTGATGTGGCTGATGTGATGTGATGAGCGAGTGCCTGGCAAAAACAGCTAATCTGGTGAATTAGCCGAAATTGTTCGGTCTCAGTGTGTCAGAGCCTGATAAATGTCAGGCGTCTCATTAGTGTCGAAGGCTGCTCCCGTTCCTGTTGGGCGGGCAATATGTCATCTTGTGTCGTCGGGTGTATTGCTGGCTGCCAGGCTctctctggtgtgtgtgtgtgtgtgtgtgtgtgtgtgtgtgtgtgtgtgtgtgtgtgtgtgtgtgtgtgtgtgtgtgtgtgtgtgtgtgtttagtttcacttctACCTGTTGATTTCTGCATGAGCATCAGTGTCTGTTTGGCtcgttgttgtgtgtctgtgtttatgtgtgtgtgaccaCCTCTGTCCCCTCCTCCTCACCCCCCCGCTGGGTCGGTCTCCTGTGCCTGCTGTGCTGATAATCAGTGTGTGACGTCGGCTGGCTCAGTTCAGCAGGAACAGGGGACTGTTCTCATTTCcacactctttctctctcacacacacacaaacacacacacacactttaatgtCAGTTTAATAACAACATTAACACCAGCGTGTTTTCTTTAGTTATGCAGCTCTTTTTCATGACATACACAGACCTTTAAAAGCATATAACCATAAAAGCTTATAATGTATTATAAATGTTAgaaattttttaaactgtatttttagggtttctttctttgttttttgtaccGTGAtctatgaaaatgaaaaaatatatcaaTTAATTAAGTCTGTTTAAGTATATTTGAATCttttttggaaaaataaaacttgttttggaaaaaaaagaagacctgtgcatttgtgttctGTGACTCATTCCTTCACCTATCAAATAAACCTCTTTAACCTTTGCGTCTCTCACTTGCTCTCCATcactttctttgtctttcttatCTACGCTGAGGTCGCAAGCAGGAAATCAGATATGCGGCAAATGGCCACCAATCAGCAGGTAAAAGTTACACCGCGCCTGCTTACGTTCGCCTGTGAAACCAGAGAGCGAATGAAATCACTCGGCTCTGGTTTTTTTGTGTGGCGGTGAACTTAATTTGTAGGCTATGTTTCTATTGTGTACAGAAATTCATATTGCTTAAATCCAAAGAGCTTTCTGTGCCATTACGCAACAATAAGCTTTTACTTCCTACGGATTTCGCACAGTCTGTCACGCTTACCACACAACTGAAAGATTTGTGACAacagaggtgtgtgtgtctgtgtgtgtctgtgtgtgtgggggggcaaAATCAAGAAATTGACAGGCAGCAGTttcaactttcaaaataaagaaaaagtgcaaaatTCATCACTATTCTAACTCAAAACTACACTCATAATTCATCAATCCGTGTCCACAttataaagaaaacaagcaCTAATGtggagaaggggggggaaatgGACATTTCTACACAAAAaccataaaaaaatatatatatatatatatatataaacaatggTTATGAGAAGAGGACAAAGGAAAGTCTTACactgttttccattttttcatTTGTGCTTTAGTTAGGATGTACTTTTTGTTTCCACAGCGAcctgaaagtgaaaaaagtaCAGTGAGAGCTATGAGTGTAAAGGTTTcacatctctcttttttttaactgtttaatCATCACCCTTACCTCATTCATGGACATGTCAGAATTCATTCATTTAGCTAAATGCAGTTACACCTCGGTAATTTTAACAAGAGCCTGTAAGAGATATAAAAACCCTCATGCATCTTCTCCATGCAGAGTCCAGGTTTATTTCGGTGCTGTTAGgcatttatttgttgttgctCTTTCACACCGTTTTGACCACATCCTCAGCCCATagacattttataaaaatactTGTAAAAACACCCACCGAAAGCCTACACAAAAATACAGCAggaagtgtgacaaacatgaCTGTATTGCAGGGTTAagttttttttgtacatttttaactTGAGCTAGCTTTCAACCTTTCCTGAGCTTTGCCTTAAACAAGGTATAAAAAGTGGTCTTACTATAAATGAGCAAAAgggtgcttttaataaagtacTAAAGTATTGCTAGAGTATTTTTATTAAATAGAAATCAGTTCACTTCTATATCAGTTTCTCTCAATTTGTACCCCTTTAATTACTCTTCCACATTGTTAAATTTATTATTGCTCTCCTATCAAATTTCTTTAcaaattatacttttttttaaataacaaaagaGACACTTAACAAATGTGCATGAAAATGTTAACCAGCTATTAatattaactttatttatatggcacttTTCAAAACACGGCGTTACTATGGGTTATTTTTCCACGCAGACATGAAAGATGTTTCACGGCGGCAGCTTTAGAGAACATCAATACTATTAAACACAATTTGTAATCATTTAGAGCAGGCATGACAAACTCACTACTTTGATCTTAAGCGTGTCGGATCAGTCAAACTCCtattttctgtcagtgtaaagaaacTAAACTACACAACTGTGAGATGAGGAAAAGATCTGCAATTTCAATAACACGTCTCGGTTTTTGTACATAATAGAAAGATGCTGCtgttgaaaacaaaagaaacctgTGAGCGTGGATCTttctgtaagaaataaatgtgtagaGTTACTGAAAATGGCATTGCTCAGACTATCCTGTGATTATAAagtacacatttttatttatgtattttttgtttacCACGAACCcattctaaaaacaaacaaacaaataactggaAAACTGGAACTTTTCtatcatttaattgtttagcTGTTTAGCTTTAATTATGTTTGTGTAACATGAATAACCCAAGGTTAGGTATTTATCAGTTGAggagctgtaaaaaaaaaaagaaagaaagaaagaaaagaaaagaaaatacagttaaaggACCAAAAGGACCAAAATTCATGTCCTCCCTTACATTTTCCAAAATGGTCATTTGGGCCACAATGGAGTCTTTGCTGGGCCATTTCTGGCccccaggccttatgtttgagTGCAGTAAATAAGAGCTTAGAAACTACTAAATGGAACAGTGCACGACTcccatatatataaatatatatatatatatatatatatatatatatatatatatatatatatatatatatatatgcagtaTAGTGCACTATTAGTATTTGGATGTAAAGGAACTGACTACTAGAAAGCTCAAACCAAAGCCCGTCCTGATACCTGGGTTGATAATGCGGTTTTTCTTGCTACAACAAATCTGATGAAGAACGATGACGGTGCAGCAACAGACACATGACATCCGGATGTTTGTCCTTGTCCAAGCGGTTGCCAGAGCAACGCAGACACATGGCCGTCATCAAACTCAGCCAGCTGCGTCACTGGAGGAGACGGCGGTTCAACTGAcgacttcctgtttctgagaAAGCAAGCGAGGTGTGTGCAGTGCCCCCCCCCTCCGTCTCCACCACTTCCACCTTCACCTCTGTCCGTCCATTTATCACAGCTCCACCCCCCTTTCCATACATTTATTGCCCTCCCTATCGCAATGTTTATCTTTCCGTCGCTATCAGCCGCCCCTTTCTCGCTCCCTCAGCACGCCCACGCAGCTGCACTCCTTCACCTGCCGATACCTCTCCGGGTGGACCAATAGGCTGCCGAGATGGTGTTCCCGTGGCAACAACAAACAGGTAAACATGGGTGGAGCGAGGACGCCGCGGCTTTGCAACAACGTGCAGAATACTCCCTCGTATGTAGGCCACAGGTTTGgtttcatgcttttttttaaaggagttttTTCTGTTCGGGGATTTAAAGTAACTGAGGGAATCTTTCTAGAAAGTTAACCGAACTATAGGCCTGTTATACATAAACATTAtattaatatatacatatattatttGCTCTGCTAAAGCTACCTTACTGCTAGCTTAAACTTTCAGTAGGCTAGTTTAATTATTAATTGGTAGTGAAATCAGATTTTAGTCCATTTAATTTGGTAAAGTGGTAAAgtgaattatttatattttgttttgttttttaaataaatgatccaATGATATGTTTTTCCATGTATAAAGTGTCTTGTGTATATCATATTTTTCCCATTCAGTCACacgtaagaaaaaaaaaaaaacattaacaaggTGAAAACACACTCTGCGTCATGCGTTATTCAACTCCCTGAATCCAGAAGGATATCTTTGTATTTTACATCTACTTGTGAAGACACGATGATAATCTTCCTCTCTCCTTTCAAAAATTCCTGCATACAGATCCGGATAGACATCAAAAGGTAATTACTTCTAATCTGGGCCGAGCCCAAACTCCATAACTCTTTGAGTAATCCTGCAAGCATACATCCTTGGCGGAGGTTAAAAGACAGCGAGGGAAAAGTGTTATATTCCAAAGAGGGGATGGTTTTTGGACCTTTTGCAGGTTGGATTCGGTCTGAGAAGCAAAGCTCGGGGCAAATTAATGTGGAAAAAGTCTGCAAAGCAGCTAGTTGAGCTAACTGAAGGTGACTCAGACAGACATTTTTATCAGTACTTCCCTTCTCTTATCTGGAAATATGGTGACCGgacacttgaaaaaaaaaaagggggggaggaCACAGTTTAAAGAGACCCAAAACggtgaaaataaagaaacaaagcaaTGGGAATTGGCTCTTGCATACACTTGGACACGACTTTACTCAGAAAccaatgtaaatatgtaaatggCTGCATattacttttcttttcccctttCACTCCTCACTGATCCACCCCAccctgcagctgtgcagcaggtcagtgctccctctccctctctctctctccctcccagtCTGGCTCTTTGGTTCTCACCATAAAAAAGCTGCCAATCTGGCTGGAAGAAGACATAATTGCCATTATGACTGCTGCGGCCCTGCACATCACACAGTATGCTGATTGTTCCTCAGAGCAGGAGGAGAAAGGGGGAGGAAAAcactgtctgctctgtgcagacGCCACACAATATTATCATAGCGTGACTACAgctcatccacacacacagatacacacagacaGGGTCTCTactcagttttttcttttttcagcccACTCAGACTCTGTAATCTTTCAGCTAAGCGCAGAGCAAACACGGGTTTCTATAGGGATAAAAATCCATACACCGCtgcctttaaagaaaaaaaagaaagaaattgtaACTGTCAAGCCCTGGGtaaacacacacttacacacacagtgCCACCACCAATAGGAAAAGATAGAAGGCCTGAATGGAAAAGCAGCTTGTACCAGAACAGGAACACCCAGttaatgtgtgtgcgtgtgtttctgAGAGCATATGGAGCTGAGGTTTTTGGGAAAGCTGACCTTACCCCGTGTCCAAGTCCACTTCTTCAGCTCCAAAAATTAAAAGGtcacaaacacattaaaagtaCTGACACTTTAACAACtccataatataaataaataattttaaaatagcTTCAGCGAACATGTTACACACATCCTGGTGTAAAAGCAGCTCTGTGCAGAGGATGTGAGAGCACTGATTAGCTGCAGGAAATATCCATTCCCACAGTAGTAAACTGATGTATTTCGAAGGGAAACGTCTTTATCCTTGATACTTGATTACGCGGCTTATTCGGCTGACGGCACAAAGAAAAGGGGCCAGGGAGTCCCACCTCCAACGGGTGGAAGAAAACTGTGCTGCATCTGCATGCGCGTGAGAAAACAACCCCACGTGCACGTGCCGCTTGAGGGATTTGAAGGTAGGATCTCGCAAGCCGCATCAAAGCCATTAGACTCGCTCAACAGACTTTATTCAACCATTGGCCGCTCGCTGAGCAAGTCGAGCCAGATTtcaattttctttgttttttgttttttttcctctccttgaAACCTTAAATTCTGCCCGAAGCAACAGAGCGcagaatttgttttatttgctcaGTTTGGAAACAGTTTGATGAAGGATTTTTGAATCTCATAActacaaaaaaaggggggagggTCATAAAGTTGAAGGTTTATTTGATTAAAAGCACTGCTCTAGTCTCACACAACCCACCACAACTATTAAGGAATATTACAGCAGGCCAGGGGCCAATCATATTTATCAGGAAAATAAATTGTTAAGCATTTAAAGGTCTATAAGGTCATAAAAGGCCACTGACACCAGGCCTATAACTGCATATTTTACTGCATTCAAACAGCTGTTCTTCAGGTGTGAATAGTTACATTTTAGAGTCTGTGCATCAAACAGAGCTAAAAACCttttaaattattaatattaagTAAATTAGAAAATAGTCTGCGGGCCAGCTGGCACACTATGGCATGCCCGATTTGGCCCCGCAGGCTATAAATGGAGTATTGCTGCCATAAAGACAGCTTTAATGACACCGTTAATGTTCGCTTCCCTCACTTTAATGGAGGTTTTAATTATGCGTTTTAGCCCCGAGGTCACAGAGGTTTCGGATATCAGAATATCTTCTATTCAGAGGTATGCAAATGTAAGTTTGAATTGTTTCAAGTCAATCTTGTAAACACGAGGAAAGTAATTCAGATCTGTGCCTTTACAGAGATGTAAATGTGAAAGTTTAACAATCAGAGcttctttattcatttattgcttgagtacctaataaagtgacctCTAATCAATGCTTAATAGCCACCTCTGTGTTCCTGGATGAAATGCTCCTGAGCCACTTCAAACTCTTTCTGCAAACTTTTTATGCAACAAGGATCGAGTCATGTGAAATTTAGTGTCATATGACAGGTCCTCCGCAGCCTTTTCTCACAGGACTACTGCACAAAGTCTCtgtaaaagtgcaataaaccTATTTTAAAACAGAGACAGAACTGATGATTCCATGGTTTATTAAGACATACAGGGACATCTTTCATCCTGTAACCATGACGAGAAAGTAAAGGTTTGCTTAATATAATAGAAAATAAGAATTATCGACCGGTGTATGTGTGACGCCACaactaaaatgaaataaattaaaaccacacacacacacacacacacacacacacgctaaaACCAGTTACATTATAGACAATCGTCTCTTTGGTGCATGCATTAGCATGATATCTATGACATTTCAGCTTTCTGAACAGTAAGAAATAGAAATGCTGTACTTGTTCAAACAAGTAAATACTGGAAAGcattaaaacagaaaagcatCACCACCGTTTCCCATTCAATAAGTCGTTCAGTTACAGCACTGTATGTATGACAGTACACGGTCTTGAAGCTGACCCAGGATCAGGCTGAAGTGTTCAATTTGACAAACAAAAGGCGTAAACCAGAGGAGCAAAGACAGTCGTTTTTAAACAGAGCAGCCAATTAATCCGTTTTCTTGCCGGCGGCCAGCTTGTCGACGTGTTGAGCGAAGGTCTCGGCCACAATCAGAGGGAAGACCAGAGAGGCATCGGCGTACACCTGAGAACCAAGAACAGAGCCGCTGATCACTTTTCTATTATgataaaaaaatcatattttttaaacaatgatgCTGTATTATTGTTTTTCACTAAAGTGAAACCAGACAGTTTTCCTAGTTATGCTTTTCAGTGCCTTGGATGCACTCTGAGTACAAACACTGTACAGACGCTGCCACCTTGAGGCCAAAATGAGGAACACATCTCCTAGTTGCACCACCATTGACACCATTTCCCCCCGTTCTGTTTGACTTGTTCTCGTTCCTTCGTTGTGTGCGAAGAATCTGTTGCTCTGCTTTGTTACCTCGCTGCCATTTCTGGTCcagtatgaaaatatatctaaacACTTTGAATGCccctaaaacacatttcactgGAAAAGAAGGAACTCTCCAAACATGGAACAATGAAAGCAATAAAAACGCAAGTCGCTCAGATCAAACAGAGAAATTCTTTGTTATTAAaaactcactggccacttcaaTTTGCACATCTATTCATACACTGCTGAACTACTGGGATTTACATACAAGAGAgtgatctcaaactggttttcGGAACaggacaatgagttcactgtactcaaatcaccagaccacagtcaccagatctcaaaccAGCGGAAcagctttgggatgtggtgaaacAGCAAAGTCTCGTCAGAAAGCCGACAAATCTGCAGAAATGTGTGATGCTATCCTGTCaatatggatcaaaatctgtGAGGATAGTTTCCAGCACCTTGGAGAATTAACACAGTTTTGAAGGTAAAAGGGGTCCAAACCAGCAGAACCAAGGCTTATCTAATAAAGTGTCCGTGACTCTATATTAagcatgacaaaaaaaaaagaattaaaaattaaaatgctGGTGGCTCCCAGTACCTCCCCCCAGCCTCTTAATAGCACCTATGGTGTAAATGTAAAAGTTCAAGGTGATTTTCAGAAAAGACGAGCTCTGACCTTGAGGTTCAGGTCACTGAGATCCAAACTTACTGCACTTACAGTATGAATTTGAAAATCCCGTGTTCACAAACCCCCTGATAATACCCCATCAACCTTTGACAGCTACAGGTAAAAACCCAGTAATTTAATATACTAGCTTAGCTTCTCAGACATTACTCAGTAGTcatgaaaacagaaatgtttggATCAGTCTGGCCCGCAGTTATACGATCTCAACCCTGCTAACCAACCAACTCTAacccagtggttcccaaactttttttgctaggcccccctttgttttacaagaaaaacgtatgcttcaccatattttctagtctttggcttagaatgaagttggtttggaaacatattcagcgatgcttcatctcctgctttgcgtttctgtagGCGCCCGCTTTGTTCCCCCCCtttcataccgcgccccccctgccatgggccccacactttgggaaggtctgcccTAACCCAACCAACCAACATCTCCGTGATGCCTGAATGATCCCATAAGTGCATGGAGCTGATGTGTCCAGTACAGCAAGCGTATGGGTGTTATGTACCGCACTCTTAAAAGTCTTCAAAGGCGTTTTCAGTTCTTAAAACACCTCTGAAACTGACACCCTTAGACTtgtgtgcttaaaaaaaaaaaaaaaaaaaaaaccccaccaaaaaaaatcccccaaagACATCTCAAAATCTGATGTGAATAAAGACCATCTGACGTAAAAACAGGAGGTAAAGTTGACATTTATCATCACCTTAACAGGTTTGGCATCTGTTCTGATCTTGCCCCAAGATACAGCCTCGTCCGGTCTGGCCCCAGAGTCGGAGCCATCAAACTCCTGCCCCGTGTTCACATACACCACGTAGTCCGCTCCATTTCTCTGGCAGGAAAGAGAGAGTGTCAAAACAGGATTCTGATTAGGTTTGTGAGGAAGTTTGCTTTACTCGTTTAAACTTGTTAATATTTCTCGAAATAAGAACAATTTCTTATGAAATTGTCACAGCAACTTACAGGTAGaaaatcacagtgaatctgaagtaACTGCAGGCTGTAACTGTTAAAGCAGCTACAGTGGAAATACTCAGACAGCCCACGTTCCTCAGATTTGTACTCAAGTAGAACCTCTTAGGTATAACCTAATTTATCAAACTTTTTCAGAAGTGAGAAAAGTTCAagctaaagaaaagaaaaaaaaaaaaaaaaaaaaaagttcaagcCAAAGATAAAAGAATTTAGTTACCATAAGATTTGCATTGGATATATGATGTTTGACCAGCCCCCCTCCCAGGATGATCATCCCAGTCCTCTTGGCGAAAACTGCCTGGCTGTTCAACCTGCGAATATCTGAAAATAAAGCGCGCATTAGCAACAAGAAACGACTAAAAACCTGCGTTTTAGCCAGCAACATCGGCGCCGCTACAAACCTTCTACGATGTCCAGAATCAAGCCGGGGTTCTTATACGAGTGGAAGTAGATCATGTCGCCCAGAGAGCCGTCTGTCAGAGCGGGGCTGAACACCGGGATGTTATTCTGAAACGCAACACAACAGCACATTTAGCCACCAAACAGCACAGACAGTTCAAAGTAAGCAAAGCAAGTGAGAATACGAGGTGCATAACCACCTTGTATGCCCAGTAGTAGACAGACTCTGTATTATTTATCTCCTTTCCAAGTCGGTGGATCATTTTGGAGGGAGTCCAGCGGGTGCCCTGGAATCGCAGAAACTTCTTATTATTCCTAATTCTTTATAAAGTTGTATATTACATATTAAACCTAAAAGTGCATAAGACTAACAACTATTGTTGCAGTAGGCTTTGGGGTGCAGGGAGTGACTCACCTCTGTGTTCTGCTCCAGCAACATCTGGTCCAGGATGGGCATCAGCCAGTCTTCAAATTTACAGTAGTTATCGTTGGGCACCACCAGATTACCAATTCTACAGCCAGTGAAGACAGAGGGAGACGGACAAGGACAAAATCAATACATCAGCAGGTTTGTCTATGTGAACCAAGGTCACAGATCAGCACCTGCCTGTCAAATCCTTGCACCAACACAACATGTGCCATTTGTGATGAAAGCATAGAGAATAAGAAACTTGTCCACGACTATGAGGTCAAACACTGTGTCCTTGGGTAAGAAACTGTACCCCGAGTTGCCTTCAGTGCATCCATTGGGGTGatcagagtgtgagtgtgtgattgGTAGATATTAGTGCTTAGGCATCGATAAAAggactgtatgtatgtatgtatgtatgtacgtacgtacagtggggcaaaaaagtatttagtcagccaccgattgtgcaagttcccccacctaaaatgatgacagaggtcagtaatttgcaccagaggtacacttcaactgtgagagacagaatgtgaaaaaaaaaatccatgaatccacatggtaggatttgtaaagaatttattcgtaaatcagggtggaaaataagtatttggtcaataacaaaaatacaactcaatactttgtaacataacctttgttggcaataacagaggtcaaacgtttactataggtccttaccaggtttgcacacacagtagctggtattttggcccattcctccatgcagatcttctcgagagcagtgatgttttggggctgt includes the following:
- the dhps gene encoding deoxyhypusine synthase; protein product: MADQAPSVAMEAVLKPSCDLPEDMPKIRGYDFNQGVDLHAVLKSYLTTGFQASSLALAIQEINTMIEKRLEPVEEGEGNESETPKSGCTIFLGYTSNLISSGVRESIRYLAQHKMVDVIVTTAGGVEEDLIKCLAHTYLGDFSLPGKELRLRGINRIGNLVVPNDNYCKFEDWLMPILDQMLLEQNTEGTRWTPSKMIHRLGKEINNTESVYYWAYKNNIPVFSPALTDGSLGDMIYFHSYKNPGLILDIVEDIRRLNSQAVFAKRTGMIILGGGLVKHHISNANLMRNGADYVVYVNTGQEFDGSDSGARPDEAVSWGKIRTDAKPVKVYADASLVFPLIVAETFAQHVDKLAAGKKTD